Proteins co-encoded in one Methyloterricola oryzae genomic window:
- a CDS encoding ATP-binding protein, which yields MSTPRSEQDIAAELQQCIPVLREIPTNILGEVARGGKHQATPSGTVLFREGDSGDHWYCILAGDIRVHAKGNTEIDREITVFHAGDTFGELALLDGNPRSATATCISPCRLFLVPQEVFLLLLGSSPAMLTVMLRRLVTKIRYDTEQILETELEKEHIRAEQEAARRRAMSQLVAGVAHEINTPLGIANQAASLIGEILHAPGAPPVLDKSAIEDLRDASQLILTNIERASRLITTFKSLSVAQARDVREKVSLRKLVEDTVELFSLKGRSKQLQIALEDRLGAGMSDWVGYPAILSQIVLNLLTNVERYAYPSGKPGPVEIILNGSSDGDTFSVIVRDYGQGIDPNHLSQIFEPFFTTGRHQGGTGLGLSIVKNLVTESLGGGITIDSQPGEGTTVRMTLPRCVASHAEV from the coding sequence GTGAGCACCCCTAGATCAGAGCAGGATATCGCTGCTGAACTTCAGCAGTGCATACCAGTTTTACGGGAAATTCCAACGAATATATTGGGGGAAGTTGCACGAGGCGGAAAGCATCAAGCTACCCCCTCCGGGACTGTGCTTTTTCGTGAAGGCGATAGTGGAGATCATTGGTATTGTATCCTTGCCGGGGATATCCGCGTGCATGCCAAAGGCAATACCGAAATCGACCGCGAAATAACCGTGTTCCACGCCGGTGATACCTTCGGTGAACTCGCTCTGCTGGATGGAAATCCACGCTCCGCCACGGCGACCTGCATAAGCCCATGCCGTTTGTTTCTGGTCCCTCAGGAAGTATTTTTGCTTTTGCTCGGCAGCAGTCCCGCAATGCTGACCGTGATGCTTCGCCGCTTGGTCACCAAGATCCGGTACGATACCGAGCAGATTTTGGAAACCGAACTTGAGAAAGAGCACATACGTGCGGAACAAGAGGCGGCTCGGCGTCGCGCCATGTCTCAATTGGTGGCGGGAGTGGCTCATGAGATCAATACGCCGCTGGGGATCGCCAATCAGGCGGCGAGCTTGATTGGCGAGATATTGCATGCTCCCGGCGCGCCTCCTGTTCTCGACAAATCGGCTATCGAAGACTTGCGAGATGCAAGCCAACTCATCCTGACCAATATAGAGCGGGCCAGCCGGCTGATAACCACCTTCAAATCGCTCTCCGTGGCACAGGCGCGCGATGTTCGCGAGAAGGTATCGCTACGGAAACTCGTGGAAGATACTGTCGAGCTTTTTAGTTTGAAAGGGCGCAGCAAGCAACTGCAAATTGCACTTGAAGACCGGCTAGGCGCCGGGATGTCGGACTGGGTCGGGTATCCAGCGATCTTGAGCCAGATCGTGCTCAATTTGTTGACGAATGTCGAGCGTTATGCATATCCCTCGGGAAAGCCGGGTCCTGTCGAAATCATATTGAACGGTTCGAGTGACGGCGATACGTTTTCTGTCATCGTCCGTGATTATGGTCAGGGGATAGATCCCAACCATCTTTCTCAAATCTTTGAACCATTTTTTACCACCGGCAGGCACCAAGGCGGCACTGGCTTGGGTTTATCAATTGTAAAGAATCTTGTAACCGAATCCCTGGGGGGGGGCATCACCATCGACTCGCAACCCGGCGAGGGCACGACCGTGAGAATGACATTGCCACGGTGTGTGGCCAGCCATGCAGAAGTTTGA